The following are from one region of the Coccinella septempunctata chromosome 7, icCocSept1.1, whole genome shotgun sequence genome:
- the LOC123317480 gene encoding kinesin-like protein KIF19 isoform X2 translates to MSPETPSSSGSDTSRPPLKTAEERLMVAVRIRPLKADEPARCLYALNKKHVILEDNEKSIRNQGSRRINDKQYSFDVVFGEESTQEEVYNVTTSSLVKDILNGYNATVFAYGATGAGKTHTMVGNPDKPGIMVRALNDLFEAVKEKEDEFTVTMSYLELYNEQIRDLLNPSSGYLELREDARGRNIQVAGLSEISTNSTDEVMTLLQKGNRARTVEPTAMNKTSSRSHALLSVTVRHAIPIDKTDHLRMKVKQGRLFMIDLAGSERANKTKNRGKRLQEGGHINRSLLALGNCINALSGGARYVNYRDSKLTRLLKDALSGNCKTVMIAHVSPSYTQRDESKNTLVYADRANNISTKAEINTLDVSYHVSQYQDVISELRNEIGRLQQKMKEDRPRSADINRMNAEERSREVRNLREQIVDTFKNQMKLRRKLMEIDSHLLGLGMEVERQHLIIAHWESRNNKLYKNSLNESRARTQQSLRSAGNDDARDEVDEDAEGEVAIQQAWRELADIEREQERWSELKTHIDQKLEACRQRGVALEDKLPSLLSSDDEREILALMCRVHELEADKMALQSERLIRQHELRRRDLTILRYDRQRQLSEEIITRQRKLIEEGRLKLPPDLQELYHLYQQEIHAASYADSASSRDGEKLPPISKIYSEPFLKPPLESSDGSGPSPPSSADSGEAGLPTVRDNSIDRVMGQMINRPHQFMKLPPLPPSPPIRKGHDDDAGASSGS, encoded by the exons cATGTTATCCTCGAAGACAACGAGAAGAGCATCAGAAATCAAGGCAGCAGAAGGATAAACGACAAGCAGTATTCTTTCGATGTTGTATTTGGTGAAGAGTCGACCCAAGAAGAAGTTTATAACGTAACAACTAGTAGTTTGGTCAAAGATATATTGAACGG GTACAATGCCACTGTGTTCGCTTACGGAGCAACTGGTGCCGGGAAAACGCATACTATGGTTGGCAACCCTGACAAACCGGGTATAATGGTGCGAGCACTGAACGATTTATTCGAAGCAGTCAAAGAAAAAGAAGATGAATTTACG GTCACGATGTCGTACTTGGAGCTGTACAACGAGCAGATACGCGATTTACTGAACCCTAGTTCAGGTTATCTAGAGCTCAGGGAGGATGCCAGAGGGAGGAATATACAGGTGGCCGGACTTTCAGAGATTTCGACAAATTCAACAGATGAG GTTATGACCCTTCTGCAGAAAGGCAACAGAGCCAGAACAGTAGAGCCAACCGCCATGAATAAAACCTCATCCAGAAGTCACGCCCTACTCAGCGTCACTGTCCGCCATGCCATACCTATCGACAAGACCGATCATCTCAGGATGAAAGTGAAACAAGGCAGATTGTTCATGATCGACTTGGCAGGATCCGAAAGGGCAAACAAGACCAAAAATCGGGGTAAAAGGCTGCAAGAAGGAGGCCACATAAACAGATCTCTGCTGGCCTTGGGAAACTGCATAAACGCTCTGAGCGGCGGCGCTAGATATGTCAATTATAGGGACTCCAAACTGACCAGACTGCTGAAGGATGCCCTGAGTGGAAATTGCAAGACAGTAATGATAGCTCACGTCTCACCAAGCTACACTCAGAGGGACGAATCTAAAAACACCCTTGTTTACGCTGATAGAGCCAATAACATTTCGACCAAAGCTGAAATAAACACTCTGGATGTTTCTTACCACGTTTCCCAATACCAAGACGTCATCAGCGAACTCAGAAACGAAATCGGAAGGCTTCAGCAAAAGATGAAAGAGGACAGACCAAGATCGGCCGATATAAACAGGATGAACGCAGAAGAAAGAAGCAGGGAAGTCAGAAACTTGAGAGAACAAATCGTGGATACCTTCAAGAACCAAATGAAGCTCAGAAGGAAGCTCATGGAGATCGACTCCCATCTTTTGGGTCTTGGGATGGAAGTTGAGAGACAACATCTGATAATCGCCCATTGGGAATCGAGAAACAACAAACTCTACAAGAATAGCCTCAACGAATCCAGGGCTAGGACGCAGCAGAGCTTGAG ATCTGCTGGAAATGACGATGCTAGGGACGAGGTGGACGAGGATGCCGAAGGTGAAGTTGCCATTCAGCAAGCATGGAGGGAACTTGCTGATATTGAAAGGGAACAAGAGAGATGGTCGGAATTGAAGACGCATATTGATCAAAAATTAGAAGCTTGCAGGCAGAGGGGCGTTGCTTTGGAAGAT AAATTACCTTCTTTGCTGTCATCTGACGACGAAAGGGAAATCCTGGCTCTAATGTGTCGAGTTCATGAACTGGAAGCAGATAAAATGGCCCTCCAATCAGAAAGACTCATCAGACAACATGAATTACGCAGACGCGACTTGACGATACTAAGATATGACCGTCAGAGACAGCTCTCTGAGGAAATAATAACTCGGCAAAGGAAACTCATAGAAG AAGGAAGGCTGAAACTCCCACCAGACCTCCAGGAGTTGTACCATCTGTATCAGCAGGAAATCCACGCAGCCAGCTACGCAGACTCAGCCTCGTCCAGGGACGGCGAGAAACTCCCTCCCATCAGTAAAAT CTACTCGGAACCATTCCTCAAACCGCCGCTGGAAAGTAGTGATGGTAGCGGACCATCTCCACCTTCTAGTGCGGATTCAGGGGAAGCTGGTCTGCCAACAGTACGCGACAACAGCATCGACAGGGTGATGGGTCAAATGATAAACAGGCCGCACCAATTTATGAAATTACCGCCACTTCCGCCGTCTCCGCCAATCAGGAAGGGCCACGATGATGACGCTGGCGCCTCTAGCGGGTCATAA
- the LOC123317480 gene encoding kinesin-like protein KIF19 isoform X1, whose product MSPETPSSSGSDTSRPPLKTAEERLMVAVRIRPLKADEPARCLYALNKKHVILEDNEKSIRNQGSRRINDKQYSFDVVFGEESTQEEVYNVTTSSLVKDILNGYNATVFAYGATGAGKTHTMVGNPDKPGIMVRALNDLFEAVKEKEDEFTVTMSYLELYNEQIRDLLNPSSGYLELREDARGRNIQVAGLSEISTNSTDEVMTLLQKGNRARTVEPTAMNKTSSRSHALLSVTVRHAIPIDKTDHLRMKVKQGRLFMIDLAGSERANKTKNRGKRLQEGGHINRSLLALGNCINALSGGARYVNYRDSKLTRLLKDALSGNCKTVMIAHVSPSYTQRDESKNTLVYADRANNISTKAEINTLDVSYHVSQYQDVISELRNEIGRLQQKMKEDRPRSADINRMNAEERSREVRNLREQIVDTFKNQMKLRRKLMEIDSHLLGLGMEVERQHLIIAHWESRNNKLYKNSLNESRARTQQSLRRRYLSTSDGFRSAGNDDARDEVDEDAEGEVAIQQAWRELADIEREQERWSELKTHIDQKLEACRQRGVALEDKLPSLLSSDDEREILALMCRVHELEADKMALQSERLIRQHELRRRDLTILRYDRQRQLSEEIITRQRKLIEEGRLKLPPDLQELYHLYQQEIHAASYADSASSRDGEKLPPISKIYSEPFLKPPLESSDGSGPSPPSSADSGEAGLPTVRDNSIDRVMGQMINRPHQFMKLPPLPPSPPIRKGHDDDAGASSGS is encoded by the exons cATGTTATCCTCGAAGACAACGAGAAGAGCATCAGAAATCAAGGCAGCAGAAGGATAAACGACAAGCAGTATTCTTTCGATGTTGTATTTGGTGAAGAGTCGACCCAAGAAGAAGTTTATAACGTAACAACTAGTAGTTTGGTCAAAGATATATTGAACGG GTACAATGCCACTGTGTTCGCTTACGGAGCAACTGGTGCCGGGAAAACGCATACTATGGTTGGCAACCCTGACAAACCGGGTATAATGGTGCGAGCACTGAACGATTTATTCGAAGCAGTCAAAGAAAAAGAAGATGAATTTACG GTCACGATGTCGTACTTGGAGCTGTACAACGAGCAGATACGCGATTTACTGAACCCTAGTTCAGGTTATCTAGAGCTCAGGGAGGATGCCAGAGGGAGGAATATACAGGTGGCCGGACTTTCAGAGATTTCGACAAATTCAACAGATGAG GTTATGACCCTTCTGCAGAAAGGCAACAGAGCCAGAACAGTAGAGCCAACCGCCATGAATAAAACCTCATCCAGAAGTCACGCCCTACTCAGCGTCACTGTCCGCCATGCCATACCTATCGACAAGACCGATCATCTCAGGATGAAAGTGAAACAAGGCAGATTGTTCATGATCGACTTGGCAGGATCCGAAAGGGCAAACAAGACCAAAAATCGGGGTAAAAGGCTGCAAGAAGGAGGCCACATAAACAGATCTCTGCTGGCCTTGGGAAACTGCATAAACGCTCTGAGCGGCGGCGCTAGATATGTCAATTATAGGGACTCCAAACTGACCAGACTGCTGAAGGATGCCCTGAGTGGAAATTGCAAGACAGTAATGATAGCTCACGTCTCACCAAGCTACACTCAGAGGGACGAATCTAAAAACACCCTTGTTTACGCTGATAGAGCCAATAACATTTCGACCAAAGCTGAAATAAACACTCTGGATGTTTCTTACCACGTTTCCCAATACCAAGACGTCATCAGCGAACTCAGAAACGAAATCGGAAGGCTTCAGCAAAAGATGAAAGAGGACAGACCAAGATCGGCCGATATAAACAGGATGAACGCAGAAGAAAGAAGCAGGGAAGTCAGAAACTTGAGAGAACAAATCGTGGATACCTTCAAGAACCAAATGAAGCTCAGAAGGAAGCTCATGGAGATCGACTCCCATCTTTTGGGTCTTGGGATGGAAGTTGAGAGACAACATCTGATAATCGCCCATTGGGAATCGAGAAACAACAAACTCTACAAGAATAGCCTCAACGAATCCAGGGCTAGGACGCAGCAGAGCTTGAG ACGACGTTATCTAAGCACATCTGATGGCTTCAGATCTGCTGGAAATGACGATGCTAGGGACGAGGTGGACGAGGATGCCGAAGGTGAAGTTGCCATTCAGCAAGCATGGAGGGAACTTGCTGATATTGAAAGGGAACAAGAGAGATGGTCGGAATTGAAGACGCATATTGATCAAAAATTAGAAGCTTGCAGGCAGAGGGGCGTTGCTTTGGAAGAT AAATTACCTTCTTTGCTGTCATCTGACGACGAAAGGGAAATCCTGGCTCTAATGTGTCGAGTTCATGAACTGGAAGCAGATAAAATGGCCCTCCAATCAGAAAGACTCATCAGACAACATGAATTACGCAGACGCGACTTGACGATACTAAGATATGACCGTCAGAGACAGCTCTCTGAGGAAATAATAACTCGGCAAAGGAAACTCATAGAAG AAGGAAGGCTGAAACTCCCACCAGACCTCCAGGAGTTGTACCATCTGTATCAGCAGGAAATCCACGCAGCCAGCTACGCAGACTCAGCCTCGTCCAGGGACGGCGAGAAACTCCCTCCCATCAGTAAAAT CTACTCGGAACCATTCCTCAAACCGCCGCTGGAAAGTAGTGATGGTAGCGGACCATCTCCACCTTCTAGTGCGGATTCAGGGGAAGCTGGTCTGCCAACAGTACGCGACAACAGCATCGACAGGGTGATGGGTCAAATGATAAACAGGCCGCACCAATTTATGAAATTACCGCCACTTCCGCCGTCTCCGCCAATCAGGAAGGGCCACGATGATGACGCTGGCGCCTCTAGCGGGTCATAA
- the LOC123317480 gene encoding kinesin-like protein KIF19 isoform X4: MVGNPDKPGIMVRALNDLFEAVKEKEDEFTVTMSYLELYNEQIRDLLNPSSGYLELREDARGRNIQVAGLSEISTNSTDEVMTLLQKGNRARTVEPTAMNKTSSRSHALLSVTVRHAIPIDKTDHLRMKVKQGRLFMIDLAGSERANKTKNRGKRLQEGGHINRSLLALGNCINALSGGARYVNYRDSKLTRLLKDALSGNCKTVMIAHVSPSYTQRDESKNTLVYADRANNISTKAEINTLDVSYHVSQYQDVISELRNEIGRLQQKMKEDRPRSADINRMNAEERSREVRNLREQIVDTFKNQMKLRRKLMEIDSHLLGLGMEVERQHLIIAHWESRNNKLYKNSLNESRARTQQSLRRRYLSTSDGFRSAGNDDARDEVDEDAEGEVAIQQAWRELADIEREQERWSELKTHIDQKLEACRQRGVALEDKLPSLLSSDDEREILALMCRVHELEADKMALQSERLIRQHELRRRDLTILRYDRQRQLSEEIITRQRKLIEEGRLKLPPDLQELYHLYQQEIHAASYADSASSRDGEKLPPISKIYSEPFLKPPLESSDGSGPSPPSSADSGEAGLPTVRDNSIDRVMGQMINRPHQFMKLPPLPPSPPIRKGHDDDAGASSGS; this comes from the exons ATGGTTGGCAACCCTGACAAACCGGGTATAATGGTGCGAGCACTGAACGATTTATTCGAAGCAGTCAAAGAAAAAGAAGATGAATTTACG GTCACGATGTCGTACTTGGAGCTGTACAACGAGCAGATACGCGATTTACTGAACCCTAGTTCAGGTTATCTAGAGCTCAGGGAGGATGCCAGAGGGAGGAATATACAGGTGGCCGGACTTTCAGAGATTTCGACAAATTCAACAGATGAG GTTATGACCCTTCTGCAGAAAGGCAACAGAGCCAGAACAGTAGAGCCAACCGCCATGAATAAAACCTCATCCAGAAGTCACGCCCTACTCAGCGTCACTGTCCGCCATGCCATACCTATCGACAAGACCGATCATCTCAGGATGAAAGTGAAACAAGGCAGATTGTTCATGATCGACTTGGCAGGATCCGAAAGGGCAAACAAGACCAAAAATCGGGGTAAAAGGCTGCAAGAAGGAGGCCACATAAACAGATCTCTGCTGGCCTTGGGAAACTGCATAAACGCTCTGAGCGGCGGCGCTAGATATGTCAATTATAGGGACTCCAAACTGACCAGACTGCTGAAGGATGCCCTGAGTGGAAATTGCAAGACAGTAATGATAGCTCACGTCTCACCAAGCTACACTCAGAGGGACGAATCTAAAAACACCCTTGTTTACGCTGATAGAGCCAATAACATTTCGACCAAAGCTGAAATAAACACTCTGGATGTTTCTTACCACGTTTCCCAATACCAAGACGTCATCAGCGAACTCAGAAACGAAATCGGAAGGCTTCAGCAAAAGATGAAAGAGGACAGACCAAGATCGGCCGATATAAACAGGATGAACGCAGAAGAAAGAAGCAGGGAAGTCAGAAACTTGAGAGAACAAATCGTGGATACCTTCAAGAACCAAATGAAGCTCAGAAGGAAGCTCATGGAGATCGACTCCCATCTTTTGGGTCTTGGGATGGAAGTTGAGAGACAACATCTGATAATCGCCCATTGGGAATCGAGAAACAACAAACTCTACAAGAATAGCCTCAACGAATCCAGGGCTAGGACGCAGCAGAGCTTGAG ACGACGTTATCTAAGCACATCTGATGGCTTCAGATCTGCTGGAAATGACGATGCTAGGGACGAGGTGGACGAGGATGCCGAAGGTGAAGTTGCCATTCAGCAAGCATGGAGGGAACTTGCTGATATTGAAAGGGAACAAGAGAGATGGTCGGAATTGAAGACGCATATTGATCAAAAATTAGAAGCTTGCAGGCAGAGGGGCGTTGCTTTGGAAGAT AAATTACCTTCTTTGCTGTCATCTGACGACGAAAGGGAAATCCTGGCTCTAATGTGTCGAGTTCATGAACTGGAAGCAGATAAAATGGCCCTCCAATCAGAAAGACTCATCAGACAACATGAATTACGCAGACGCGACTTGACGATACTAAGATATGACCGTCAGAGACAGCTCTCTGAGGAAATAATAACTCGGCAAAGGAAACTCATAGAAG AAGGAAGGCTGAAACTCCCACCAGACCTCCAGGAGTTGTACCATCTGTATCAGCAGGAAATCCACGCAGCCAGCTACGCAGACTCAGCCTCGTCCAGGGACGGCGAGAAACTCCCTCCCATCAGTAAAAT CTACTCGGAACCATTCCTCAAACCGCCGCTGGAAAGTAGTGATGGTAGCGGACCATCTCCACCTTCTAGTGCGGATTCAGGGGAAGCTGGTCTGCCAACAGTACGCGACAACAGCATCGACAGGGTGATGGGTCAAATGATAAACAGGCCGCACCAATTTATGAAATTACCGCCACTTCCGCCGTCTCCGCCAATCAGGAAGGGCCACGATGATGACGCTGGCGCCTCTAGCGGGTCATAA
- the LOC123317480 gene encoding kinesin-like protein KIF19 isoform X3 — protein MLFLCLFHYLYKHVILEDNEKSIRNQGSRRINDKQYSFDVVFGEESTQEEVYNVTTSSLVKDILNGYNATVFAYGATGAGKTHTMVGNPDKPGIMVRALNDLFEAVKEKEDEFTVTMSYLELYNEQIRDLLNPSSGYLELREDARGRNIQVAGLSEISTNSTDEVMTLLQKGNRARTVEPTAMNKTSSRSHALLSVTVRHAIPIDKTDHLRMKVKQGRLFMIDLAGSERANKTKNRGKRLQEGGHINRSLLALGNCINALSGGARYVNYRDSKLTRLLKDALSGNCKTVMIAHVSPSYTQRDESKNTLVYADRANNISTKAEINTLDVSYHVSQYQDVISELRNEIGRLQQKMKEDRPRSADINRMNAEERSREVRNLREQIVDTFKNQMKLRRKLMEIDSHLLGLGMEVERQHLIIAHWESRNNKLYKNSLNESRARTQQSLRRRYLSTSDGFRSAGNDDARDEVDEDAEGEVAIQQAWRELADIEREQERWSELKTHIDQKLEACRQRGVALEDKLPSLLSSDDEREILALMCRVHELEADKMALQSERLIRQHELRRRDLTILRYDRQRQLSEEIITRQRKLIEEGRLKLPPDLQELYHLYQQEIHAASYADSASSRDGEKLPPISKIYSEPFLKPPLESSDGSGPSPPSSADSGEAGLPTVRDNSIDRVMGQMINRPHQFMKLPPLPPSPPIRKGHDDDAGASSGS, from the exons cATGTTATCCTCGAAGACAACGAGAAGAGCATCAGAAATCAAGGCAGCAGAAGGATAAACGACAAGCAGTATTCTTTCGATGTTGTATTTGGTGAAGAGTCGACCCAAGAAGAAGTTTATAACGTAACAACTAGTAGTTTGGTCAAAGATATATTGAACGG GTACAATGCCACTGTGTTCGCTTACGGAGCAACTGGTGCCGGGAAAACGCATACTATGGTTGGCAACCCTGACAAACCGGGTATAATGGTGCGAGCACTGAACGATTTATTCGAAGCAGTCAAAGAAAAAGAAGATGAATTTACG GTCACGATGTCGTACTTGGAGCTGTACAACGAGCAGATACGCGATTTACTGAACCCTAGTTCAGGTTATCTAGAGCTCAGGGAGGATGCCAGAGGGAGGAATATACAGGTGGCCGGACTTTCAGAGATTTCGACAAATTCAACAGATGAG GTTATGACCCTTCTGCAGAAAGGCAACAGAGCCAGAACAGTAGAGCCAACCGCCATGAATAAAACCTCATCCAGAAGTCACGCCCTACTCAGCGTCACTGTCCGCCATGCCATACCTATCGACAAGACCGATCATCTCAGGATGAAAGTGAAACAAGGCAGATTGTTCATGATCGACTTGGCAGGATCCGAAAGGGCAAACAAGACCAAAAATCGGGGTAAAAGGCTGCAAGAAGGAGGCCACATAAACAGATCTCTGCTGGCCTTGGGAAACTGCATAAACGCTCTGAGCGGCGGCGCTAGATATGTCAATTATAGGGACTCCAAACTGACCAGACTGCTGAAGGATGCCCTGAGTGGAAATTGCAAGACAGTAATGATAGCTCACGTCTCACCAAGCTACACTCAGAGGGACGAATCTAAAAACACCCTTGTTTACGCTGATAGAGCCAATAACATTTCGACCAAAGCTGAAATAAACACTCTGGATGTTTCTTACCACGTTTCCCAATACCAAGACGTCATCAGCGAACTCAGAAACGAAATCGGAAGGCTTCAGCAAAAGATGAAAGAGGACAGACCAAGATCGGCCGATATAAACAGGATGAACGCAGAAGAAAGAAGCAGGGAAGTCAGAAACTTGAGAGAACAAATCGTGGATACCTTCAAGAACCAAATGAAGCTCAGAAGGAAGCTCATGGAGATCGACTCCCATCTTTTGGGTCTTGGGATGGAAGTTGAGAGACAACATCTGATAATCGCCCATTGGGAATCGAGAAACAACAAACTCTACAAGAATAGCCTCAACGAATCCAGGGCTAGGACGCAGCAGAGCTTGAG ACGACGTTATCTAAGCACATCTGATGGCTTCAGATCTGCTGGAAATGACGATGCTAGGGACGAGGTGGACGAGGATGCCGAAGGTGAAGTTGCCATTCAGCAAGCATGGAGGGAACTTGCTGATATTGAAAGGGAACAAGAGAGATGGTCGGAATTGAAGACGCATATTGATCAAAAATTAGAAGCTTGCAGGCAGAGGGGCGTTGCTTTGGAAGAT AAATTACCTTCTTTGCTGTCATCTGACGACGAAAGGGAAATCCTGGCTCTAATGTGTCGAGTTCATGAACTGGAAGCAGATAAAATGGCCCTCCAATCAGAAAGACTCATCAGACAACATGAATTACGCAGACGCGACTTGACGATACTAAGATATGACCGTCAGAGACAGCTCTCTGAGGAAATAATAACTCGGCAAAGGAAACTCATAGAAG AAGGAAGGCTGAAACTCCCACCAGACCTCCAGGAGTTGTACCATCTGTATCAGCAGGAAATCCACGCAGCCAGCTACGCAGACTCAGCCTCGTCCAGGGACGGCGAGAAACTCCCTCCCATCAGTAAAAT CTACTCGGAACCATTCCTCAAACCGCCGCTGGAAAGTAGTGATGGTAGCGGACCATCTCCACCTTCTAGTGCGGATTCAGGGGAAGCTGGTCTGCCAACAGTACGCGACAACAGCATCGACAGGGTGATGGGTCAAATGATAAACAGGCCGCACCAATTTATGAAATTACCGCCACTTCCGCCGTCTCCGCCAATCAGGAAGGGCCACGATGATGACGCTGGCGCCTCTAGCGGGTCATAA